From the genome of Salvia splendens isolate huo1 chromosome 7, SspV2, whole genome shotgun sequence:
TGAAAGCtactttaaattatttttctcatactatatattaaattaaagttaattttatGAGGCTTCAAACAAAACCCTAATCGCATTTTTTTCACATTCAAAATTTTGCAGGAAAAATGTAATGCATAAATTGAGATATTCTACATATATCTGCATTGAAAATATTTGATCTTATGTAACTTGAGATTTGAGTAACTTCTGATCAACATTAGCAATCgttcaaaatatattttccacATATATCttagattaaaaaatatttaatcctCTGTAACTTGAGATTTATAAATCATCCTCGATTTATAAATCATCCTACAATATAGAATGACTTtgttcaatttatttataattttaatattaattcaattccaaatctaaTTTTGTGTATCAAATAAACCCTAAATATTTGCATAAAATCTTGAAagccatttttcattttataagtGGATAGCATCACAAATGCCACAGTAGCAACATTGTTGGCACGTTATTAAATCCCAAAGCATAATGTTCCAACAAAAGATACATCtcaatttaaagttttaaaaatgtcaacattaTAGAAAACGAGATCATTGCTTGGATAAAGCAAGACTCTTTAGTTGAAATAAAAAAGTACATGAATGAACAAATTTTTGTAGCTCAACTTACTGCATACTCTTATATCGCGCTATACAGTATACATCGATACACACTAGATCGAACTAGCTTGGGCCTTAGAAGTCGCAAAACTGAAGCCGTATACAATAATTTGTGGCAAAAATGCAACAAACTGGAAGTCCGAAAATATTTATATGCTATCATGAAGCAGCCATTGATGAACTGAGGATGTGAATCTGCAAACAGTACAATATACAGATAACAGATGAATATGTGAGATGAATGAAATTATAATGGATAATCAACATTTCACCTTATTCACTAGCAAATTTACTTGCTCTCTGTACATCTCCTTTAGATCAACAATATCAGCACGGAGTTCTTCCAACTACACAAATTGTCCATTTCAATATCAGATTAGATGTCCACTTCGAATTGTTCAAATGAGAGCTAACATAAAAGGTGTTTTAATTTGAAACAGTAATCATAAAATGCATGTGTTCACTAGTTATAAACTTGGGGTTTTGGTCTCCATCCagataagttgtctttcttccAATACAAATGCATCACGGTGGAATAAAATAGTTAACGTTGGCAAGCTGTAaaggaaaaaaagtagagataccTCTTCATCACGTTCACCCATCAACTCCAGTGCAGCTGAGTGTCTTCTTCTGAGTGCTTCTAGTTCTGCTCGAATTCCTGGTAGTGTAGCTGCTTCGGTCCGTAACTTTTCACACCTGCAAGTACAATCCATAGCCATTACAGAAGGGGGCGGAcgttaaaagaaaaaaaaaattcagtaaCTAGGAGGGTTTTACTGGTCTTATTTATTCTGAAGTTATAATCCTGCTCTACAGCAATGGCAACCTAAATAGCTTGATAGATCAAAAGGAACTCATGTGCTTACAAATCACACACAAAGAAGATGAAAACCAACAGCAAAACCTCACCTCTGCTGTTAGTTTGACTAATTCTTCTGCAAGCGAGTCACGAATGGATTCCAAAGAAGCCTGATGGATATCAAAAACTCCAGTTACTGGAAACATTCTAAACAGAAGACCTTCTTGCGTGGATAATTAAGAGGTacttttgcataattatcactaGGTGTAGTAAACTGAACCAGATATCGCTCCATACCAATCTTGAAGCATATGATGCAAGCTCTCCCTCCTTTTGACGAAGAGCAGCTTCAAAAGTGTTGGATGTCACACTCTTCATATAATATGGACTCATCGCATCATCCCCGACAATTCTATTCTCGGAAAAGGTTTCAGATGAGCCCAAAGTGGTCTGCAAGAAAAAACTTTCTTCCATACTGTTCAAGCTGCTCGCACTCGAAATCTTACGAGTCAAATTGACTGTTAAAGTAGAGCATCAAAATCATCAGTAGACGAAACATATAAGTTTCTTGTGCATAGCAGATGGAATATACCACTATCAAATGCAGCTGACTTCTGCCTTGTTATGGGAACTTGATCAGGGACGGTAGAAGACTGAACGCGTGCAGCCCTTTCCTGATCCAGACGAGCAACCTTTTCCCGCTCTAGTTCCTGTTTAAGTATAACAACCTTATCTATAAGCTAGTATGTGGAACTAAAACTTGAACTAATTTTCAATCATTACTTTAGCCATATAAGGCATTCTCTGAGCATTGTTCGAGATACCAGCAAACAAAAGGAGCAGTCCAGCCcgaaaagtaaaagtaaaaataaaaaaagaaacaaaatttgCAGCATCAAGCATTACAAGATCAAAGATAGGTTAATAACGTAATTTCTGGCTAAAACTAAAAGTGATACCTGTTGAAGAAGCTCTTGATGCATCAGTGCATCATGCAACTCCTCCTTATGTTTTCCCCTTAGTTCCTTCAATTCTTCTTCTAGCTGATTCACATGACTCTCATTGGTATCAGCTTCCTCCTTCAAAGCAAGATATTCCTGCCTATGTTCAGCTGCTTTATGTCTCTCCTTTTCAAGAGATCTTGTCAGCTGTGTCTGCTCAGCTCTAAGGCATGATATCTGCAAAACTCATCTACCATAAGCTGATCTTCAATATAATTAGTTGATCAAGTAATAGAACAAGAATACCTGAGCTTCAAGAACGTTTATCCGAGATAAAGTTTGAGTTAAACGTTCACTGATAGAGCGCTCCTTTTCCTCTGCAGCAGCGGCATTTGCCTCTGCTTCCTGTATTTATATCAAGAATTACTTTAGGTGCATCAAAACCATAATCACATGTAAGAGGCAAATCGTTCAGAAACCTGAAGTCGTGAGTTTAGTGATTTCTCTACAGCAGCCCAAGCTTCAGCCCTTCTGGCTGCTGTTTCCTGAGATTAATCATTATACATGAATGAGTACCGCTAGGAAAGCAAATCTAATCATCTCAAAAGATACTGAGCGCACAGCAAAACCTGCATTGCTTCAATCTGCCTTAAAAGGTCTGGTAGAGTCGGGAACTTGTGTTATTAACTCCTCGCACCTACGCTCACTCGCCTAGAGAAATAATTCCACATTAAATGATAGACATTTGAGATGCTTTTCCAGCAAGAAGATCTATCATCACAAAGGCCAAACTTACTTGATATCGTTTTTGAAGATCTTCAATATCCTTACGAAGCATATCTTCTCTGAAAACTGCCTGCAAGAGAGTAAAGGTAAATGTCAGTTTAGTACTAGGTGATGAATGAATATCCGCAATCTTCCTCTGGGAAACTAACCTGCTGCTCCGTTCTGGTCAGTGTTTGCCTTAATCCTTCAAGAGTTTGAACTAGCATACTTTCACGCTCCTCGGCCTCTCTTAGGCGACTTTCTAGTTCAGTTCTCGCTTCAGTATTTGCGCGTGCCTCTGCTAATGTTACGGCCTCTTTTGCTGCAGTAAGAGCATTTGTGTAATATTCTTTTTGAGCAGAAAGTTCAACTTGATTTTTTTCTACAGTTTCTTGGAGCAGATTTTCAGTTGCTGCCTTGTCTCTTTTTAAGCTCTCTACTGTATTCTCTTCAACCTATTAATGAATTTATATAAATTCcaataaaaatgacaaaaaagtgTCAAATTAGAAATAAAGAAATACAGGTACTTGTCAAAGAAAAATCTGGAGGTTGAGATAACAGAGGATAAAAAGATCTTGAAGccaaatgacaaaataacaatGTAAAGATCTTGAAGCCAGATGACAGAGTATAGAAAGATCTTGAAGCAGTTGTATGAAAAGTTTAGTGAGTGCCACATGGATAGAACTGTATCCAAAAACTATAAAGATAGTGATTCATGAATATATCACAACAAACACAGGAGCGCATCCCTTTTCATTTGTTTTACAATGTTTGCTGCAAGCAAAAAAGAATCAAGTGATTTCAGAATCACATGACACTAGAGATGAAAAACGAAGAACTTAACTAAAATGCATTTCAAGTGTGAAATGTGCAATATACTAATTCAATAGTCCAACCACTTCTCACATTGAATATAGTATAGACATACAATAGTCGGAAATTTGCAATTTCTGCAGAGGTGCTTGTAATAAATGGGACCCCATTCCCTAATATCAAAATATATCTATGAAAAACAGAAAATTACAGGCCTACCTCAAACATTTGCAAGATGCATAGAATTGGTAACTCAGCAAAATAAGCAATTAagcatattaaaataataaaaagacaGACATGTAGATAACACAGAAGAAAAATACCTGTAGCTTCGTAAGGAATCCTTTCTTCTCTTCCTCAAGCCTTCCAATAAATTTGACAGATGAATTAGAGCATCTATATATTTCAGGCTGAAAATTCACAGTGGAAAAAATGATCCCAAAAAATGAACACCAGTGCCCTCAACTTTCTGATATGACCTTCTTGAGCAGCTTGTTTTTTCGAGAGCTGTTCCCCTGGAGATTGATGTGGCATCAGAGTTTTAATGCCAGTTGTAATCTAAACTTACTGAAGAATGCATATGAATGAAAATTATTGGAACCTGGAAGatgattttaatttaagtttaacCTGTTATTGTGAGTACCAGAGTAGGATTGTGTAAACACAGGATAAAAACAAGAATGCACATTTGAAAAATGGTCCAGTTCATAAAGCAAGAAAACTTAGTCAAAATGTTCAGTGAAAAGCTCCATGAACTTTTCCTCTACTTTTTTCTTATTCTGTGGAAAAATCTCCTTGATGTCTTTCGATGCCCCTTTCCTACAACACCTGTGAGAACTGAGAAGCTAGAGAGAATAATAGGGTAAAAGTAACCTCAGAGAGACATTCATGTCAAATTAATACATATTCTCATACATGCAATTAAAGGTTCAAAGCAAATAACTCAATTATGTCCTCTCTTAAAGACTTCATCTTTTGTTTCTTCTATCTCGAGATTTATCCTAGTTCATATAAAGATGATTCAGTTTACACTTTCATGTGACATTGAATATTGTTTAAGCTGTTTAAAATCATTGATAGATGCTATGCTGCTCCAAAAAAAATCACACCTTCGGCCATCACTTGGTTGATTATTTCATCCTTTTCATTCAGGAGAGCTGCAGCATCacttttcttattttgttcCCTACGCAGTGTATCCCTTTCCCTAGTGAGAGCATAAACCTGAAATAAAGAAAGTATTAACTCCACTGATCGTAACAAAACAAACAactcataaaaaataaattgtagAACTTAGCACGTTAGGCCTGTGTAGAGCAAATAGCTAGAAATGGCAATCAGGAGGTCAATATAACAAGAGTAAATCTGATGTAGTTTAAGAAACTTGCTACTGATTGGTTATTGAATATGcaagttaaaataataaatgaaactAGTGGTACTATTACGACTGTGAGTAAATACGAAGATTATTCTTAAGATGCGTCATAGACAAATTTTCTTCTTGTATTAAGCACATCGGTTTTAATTTGATGTGCGCTGAATATTTAttgttaaataaaattaaattgagaATAAATGGAGAATGAGAGAgataaataagaaattaaaaaagagagagagaaaaaaaatggaaaaaagagaTGAAAGATAAATAGTAAACATAAAGACTAAAATATCCCTTAAAACTAAATAGGGCAAAAAAGTAGGAAAATAGTGCAAAAGTACATCAAATGAAATTAAGTGTTTGTCCAGTGATATACCGGAAATATGCAAACCATATTGTCCAGGGTcgatttttgtagttcactctatcaAATAATACTCAGGGTTAACAAAATTGTTGAATGATGGACATAAAATTAGTTAACCTGGGAAGAGATATGGAAGACTTAATTGTATGTGATAgtttattagtattttaaacTTCTATGGGTTCATCAAAATTTATGTTACAAGAACTTCAGGGCCTACATCAAGTGGACAGTGATCTAGTACTCAAATGTATTATGCAACAAGTGCAACCATAGATGAAACAAAACATGCAAAGGTATACCTTTCTCTCAAGTACTGCCACCTTCTGATGATACTCCTCTCGTAGAGATtcaatttcagcttcatttgtTGATAGATCTGTCAAAATATGTTTTGTGTGTAACTGTGTTAGAAAAGTTTATGGTTGTAACATGCATAAGAATGTGGATAGATGCACATGGATACCTCATGACACAAACTCAGAAAAAAGACAGCTGAATACGATTAGGCATTGGTGAGACGACAGAAAAGAAACCAGAAGATATCATATGATATGCTAGATTTACAGTGTCACTATATACAATATATAGCGAAGGCCTTGAAAGTTAAAAGCCAGAGATATGCAATCAAGCTTTCCTTTTGTACAACCACCCGTGATcattatattttctttactCTTTTCTCGCAATCAAGCATTCCCTTGCTCTAATTTCAAGTTGTTACACTTGATTGAGTGATTATCCTGTTTCCTGTTTCTGAATTCTAGTCAGACTCACAAGAAATCATTTGTTGATTTGCCTAGGAGTACTAATTATGCACACATTGATATTTTGATAGTAGATGTCGAAACCCGGCAATACATGGTAAAAGCATCGAGTGCATGCTTATTCCAAAGACCAAGATCCGCAGAGACAGTCCAGCAGTAAAAAACACAAGAGGCCTTATGTTATACTCTGGGAAAGAACTAAACTATTGAGGTGCTCTCCTGCTTTATCAACTAACATCCATCATGATAATTGCAGTTTTTAGCTGCTCGTTTTCATTCTTCAACCTTGCAATTTCATCAGCCTTGGCCTGGGAAATAAAGAGGAGAGGGAGAATGGCTCTAATTACTTCTCtttaagaaaaattacaagACTTTCATATGCATAAAACAAAACAGAGTAACAAGATCGCTGGATGTTCTTAAATGCTACCTTCACATGTTATAAGCTCATATTCAAAGAGGAACATAACAAAAGAAATGTTATGGTAAGGAATATTTGGAGTAATAGATTAATTTTGTTCGGCCTTCTTGCTATAGAATGGCATTAGAGCCCATTTTTCGGAGAGGCACCTTTCATAGCACCTTTTCATAATTAGAGGAATAGGAATAAACTCTTTCGCTGTTCGAACAATGCATGTGGGCAAAAGTTTGTATCAGCATATAACACATGCCAGACTCCAAGAATAAGTACTACAACTTCAATACCTGACACTGTCTAGCAGCGCCATGCAATGTAGCTTCCATCATTTTCATTTCCTTCATCACTTTCTCATGTTCTTCACACTTTCACTCAGCTTATTCACCGCCCCAGCAAAATCTAAGTTCCCCAACGAGAACCACGCCATATTTTCAATCAGTCCGCTTAATCCACTCCACCAAATATCGCATTCACACCATCCGAGCTGCCAAACCGATCAAATCACGTATCCCAGCCCCCCAAAAGGAAAAGGAGAAATTTCACTCAATTGAGATCATCTCTACatcattcaaaaaaagaaagaacacgGAAAATGAAGGTAGAATGTTGTGTTTATCGTTGATCAGTTTCGGAAtgtgtagaaatgtagaaatccAACACGATGAACAAGATATGAAGACTGAGAACTCAGATTGAAACACTCGAAACAAACTCAACGATGAGAACTCAACATAAACTCATACCAAagaatacaaactcacaaacataaacagagagaaaaagagaaaccagagaaatttttattttcactcAAATCATGTTAAGGGcgtttcccttaacaagcaccggcggcgagtttcgctcggcggtggagataaaATTCCGGCGGCCAacaggctcggcggacgattgcagagtttctgtgcgcgggagtcgctcccgtcgggcagataactcggcgattgatagaatactccggcgtccaattaggatcggcggagggaatccaaaattaggattggaaaacacacgttatctttgggagagaaaatatttcatatattgattgaatgaataaaaaagataacagtctatcctatttataatgctactgacttaatgaacaagaaaacaaagatatagaaaaagatatgataaatccctataatatctgaactaaataataataatagaggttcgtatcaactcccccacggttaaaatccaccttgtcctcaaggtgggaaccacgaagcaaaaaggagagttgaaagcagaagcttcggcgaggcaactcctcctggatcaaacacacatcgAACGAatgaacgtctcccttcttcacttccataaaaaatcaacaaaggagactcaactttgtcggaaaaattccttgccaaatcgaaaagcttgtccacgcgtcccagaatgcccaagcatggcatgtctttactcggagggatcaaccttgcatctttgtcgagcgatgttgatcgataattcatacttggaacatcaccgacattcaaatccacatagacacaagcaattacgaGTAAATCGatgtaagcaccatctcctttcttgccccaacaatttccaacaacatttttggatgacacttgaacaacattgagtgaggctattatcttctccacttcaccaatagaaccatcctcctctttatcttctagcaatgtctcctccttttcaccaatcttctcatcatataccccaacgagtACTTGTGAtgactcattgtcgttcttgacaatccctttgttcttgacgaactctccaggggactcgttgtttggaacatcaagaggagcgccatcattgtgaacatcggtaacgtcattgggaacatcatcaccgaatactatcgtgggagtattatcagttttctcttcggctaaattctcatcttgaatgttctcctcaaactcctccccatcatccgcataacagagaatgcgttgtttacacacatgtcccatcacccatttctcgggacagtgccagcagagacccaacctggaccgttctgacttctccgcctgggagacccgtattagcggcaggcgtggctgctccggagtttgactggtcacacgtgcgggctgactgtacatgtcccgcgttggcttttcggtggagtagcaGGACTGGTGGGAGGAGGGCTGGACTCGagctctcacctcctcccgagggcgaggtcggtcccagcacgtctccgagcaTCGGGGCCGGTTAACGGTCGGGTAGCCGCAATCTTGCTGTTGCGCCGATGATTCATCGAGGCTGCATTAGCATAAGGCTGCTCACTTGAAGTTATTGTAGGAGATGACGGCAGGTAACCTTCAATACTCTTTTGTCTTTCTTCTTGTACAACCATGGAGAAAACCTTGGATAAAGAAGGCAATGGAACAGTAGATAGAATACTAGATCTGAtttgagaaaaagaaggatTTAAGCCAATGAGGAACTGCATTGTGCAGTCATCCTCCTGGTATTTGTGCCACTTCCAAGCACTATCACAACAGCAAGTGGTGCAAGTACACCAAGCAAGAGGTTGAGAATGTTTAAACTCATCCCAAACAATTCTCAGATTTGTGAAATAAGTGTTCACATCCGAATTACCTTGAGTGAGGAACATGAGCTGTTGCTTGAGTTGATAAGATCGAGCTGAGTCGATCTGAGAAAAACGATCTCGTAGATCCAGCCAAAGTTCATGAGCATCTTCAATGTACATAATGCTCGAACAAATCTGAGGAGAAACATAATTACGAAGCCAGGAAAGCACCATACTGTTACATCGAATCCATGAAGGAGATAAGAGATCATCAATTGGAGGTCGAGGAAGTGCTCCATTGACAAACGAGAGTTTGTTCTTAGCAATCAATGCTGACAACAGATCTGCTCCAATTGATGTAGTTAGAACCAATCAACAAGTGAGGAACTAGCTGGAGACTTGGATTGTCGCTAGCATGAAGATAATACGGACTGGTGTTGTCTTCAACTGGAACAATCACCTCACCACCACGATTTCCTCAGGGAGGACGATTCATTGTGAGAGATAAGAGAAGATCGAAGCGGAAACGCAGTTAAACTgctgataccatgtagaaatgtagaaatccAACACGATGAACAAGATATGAAGACTGAGAACTCAGATTGAAACACTCGAAACAAACTCAACGATGAGAACTCAACATAAACTCCTACCAAagaatacaaactcacaaacataaacagagaaaaagagaaaccagagaaattttaattttcactCAAATCATCAAATACATTCGGTTATGATCTACTTTTATAGTCTAGCTAAGAAccaaaaagaaacaaaagaggTGCCAGCTCAtcctaactaactaactaattttgaaaatatcttcCAACGGTATTCAACTTCTTCCAACAGTCGAATTCTTCTTTCTTCACTCTTCCAGCTAAGTTGATGTATTTCAACAGAATGAGCGGTGATTTTAGAATGAAATCGGCAATATTAGAATTGGGGATTTGGAAGCTACGGATCCGTTAATGCGGAGCTCATTTGTAGCTGGATTGCAAACGAACTTTAACCGACATAAATTTTGACGCTGTATATTAAAATGTGTATACAAAGATGAATGATTAAACACCAACGAGGTTTACAGAACTTCAAACATTGTTTCATTAGGAGGAGTAGATTTTACTGTATTTAACtgagtataatttattattttactgtTGTTATAGTATAGTAGTATTTGAATTTATCTATATGCCTCAAAAATAAATTCACATTCTTCCTTATGTTTtactaacaaaaataattatactcATTTTATATAGTCAATTGTTAGTCTTAATTGAAATTATTGATTTTGTACAAAATCATGCTACTTTAAAGTTTGTATTGGCagttgaaaaatataaaagtaagGCTAGTAGAGCAATTATGTACACTAATTCAAAAGACACTTCATCACCTAATTCAATACTAATAAGTCTCATATTTATAtggataaataaatataaattttaaatgttGTTTCACGATAGATTCATTCGAATCTCCATTTataatcacaatcacaatcacaatcacagtatGTTACAAATTGAGGTAGAAAGTAGTTACACATTTACACAGAATACAACACTGATCACCTCTCGTTTTATAATCACACATGTTACAAAATGAGGTAGAAAGTTGTGTGCATCTTAACATTACTGCCCCAATATATCTGATATTGACTTGCTGACTTTTTGAGATAGTTCTTGCCTATATATACAGAGAAAGAGAAGGTAGTAATTAGCATAAATGGCGCCTGCAAAGACTCTGAAAAGATCGTTCGAACACTAAAACGGTGGACTTAAGGATGCATTTCAAATTCTAAGTGATGATATGACAATATATACAGCAAAGATGAAGCAAGGCGAATGTGCTGCCCTAATGCTTCTGAACTCGATGAATCAACAGAAATGTGAGGTAACTATCATGGAGTTCATATTACTCATCACAGATGATCTAACTAGCAAAGAGTATACGAATACAAATATGCAATGATACGACTTGAGGAGTTATCTTACCGGTCAGGTTTGAATAAGAGATATCGGTATGTGAACCACtgaaatcaaaattcaaatattagTAGTTTGAAATATGAAATTCTTGATTAGTCTACCTCCCTTCGGATGAGAAGTTCCCTGAGGTAAGACCTAGAACTATGGAAATATTGGTCACTTACCGAAGCGAACAACAGCCCGATGAGCTCAAGCAAACTTGGAACAACAGGAAGTTTGTCGATGGCCTGTTTTAAAATCAGGATaatgaaaattttcaacaaaagCAATGGAAAGCAGTCATATTTTACGATAGAAAAATGATAGACATGCTAAAAAGAGCAACAAATAGTCTTCCGAGAATAGAAGATAAAGTTAAGTGTGGCAAAAACTACCCATTCTATATATCAACCATATTCATCTAAAAAAAATCTGGAAAACAGAAGTGTcgcatttattaaaaatatgaacaaaaGATAATAATTTCACATCTACATAAATGGCAGAATGAAGAAAAAGGAGGAATAACTATAGCTGGCATGATTAAGATTGTTGAAGTTGTGGAAACTATGAAATTAGTTGAAGAATACAGCCAAGTAACCCCTGACACGAAACTGGTGGATTTTACTTCAAACTATTGCCAAATAGTACTAACTGAATAAACCCTCATGGTTGTGTGGGTTTACATTTTTCCCCTGCCACATCTTTTCTAGTTTCATTATGTAGCAGATATCAGACTGACTACTTGCAAACAAGTTCTTCGTTATCTATTGACAAGAACAGAAAGATGTTACCGTCACAATATTAACCGCTGCCCAGAAACCAACAACACCAGCGAATCCTAGACCAATCAGAGCCACCCGATCTtcagaattttcccactagACAAAGGAGTTGAAAAGTAAAGAAGATCAGCTCcaaaaagaaggaagagaaaAGATGTGGGGGA
Proteins encoded in this window:
- the LOC121742720 gene encoding protein CURVATURE THYLAKOID 1C, chloroplastic-like isoform X1; the protein is MASILTRMPSPPLMVVNGRKPISGTPQRFAFPTARVERLHRFGVIAKATGESSESSIGKSIQDIWENSEDRVALIGLGFAGVVGFWAAVNIVTAIDKLPVVPSLLELIGLLFASWFTYRYLLFKPDRQELSQKVSKSISDILGQ
- the LOC121742720 gene encoding protein CURVATURE THYLAKOID 1C, chloroplastic-like isoform X2 — translated: MASILTRMPSPPLMVVNGRKPISGTPQRFAFPTARERLHRFGVIAKATGESSESSIGKSIQDIWENSEDRVALIGLGFAGVVGFWAAVNIVTAIDKLPVVPSLLELIGLLFASWFTYRYLLFKPDRQELSQKVSKSISDILGQ